A genome region from Oceanibaculum indicum P24 includes the following:
- a CDS encoding pyridoxine 5'-phosphate synthase, with product MSANAAIRHLRLGVNIDHVATIRNARGGGHPDPVRAAKQAAQAGADGITAHLREDRRHISDKDIDRLVGEIDLPLNLEMAATEEMLAIALRHKPHAACIVPEKRTEVTTEGGLDAARLKGELMRYTQELGAAGIRVSLFIEPETAQLEAAVALGAPVVELHTGAYCEATGAERDRHLARIVAAARKAEELGLECHAGHGLSFDTVGPVAAIPTIHELNIGHFLIGEAIFSGLDSAIKRMRSLMDKARAEAIGERSA from the coding sequence ATGTCGGCCAATGCTGCTATCCGCCATCTGCGACTTGGCGTGAACATCGACCATGTGGCGACCATCCGTAATGCGCGCGGCGGCGGTCATCCCGATCCGGTGCGGGCGGCGAAGCAGGCCGCGCAGGCGGGTGCTGACGGCATCACCGCGCATCTGCGCGAGGACCGGCGCCACATCTCCGACAAGGATATCGACCGGCTGGTGGGGGAGATCGACCTGCCGCTGAACCTGGAGATGGCGGCAACGGAGGAGATGCTGGCCATCGCCTTGCGTCACAAGCCGCATGCTGCCTGCATCGTGCCGGAAAAACGTACCGAGGTGACGACCGAGGGCGGGCTGGATGCCGCCCGGCTGAAGGGCGAGCTGATGCGCTATACGCAGGAGCTGGGCGCTGCCGGCATCCGGGTGTCGCTGTTCATCGAGCCGGAGACGGCGCAGCTGGAGGCTGCTGTGGCCCTCGGCGCGCCGGTGGTGGAGCTGCATACCGGTGCCTATTGCGAGGCAACCGGGGCGGAGCGTGACCGCCATCTGGCCCGCATCGTTGCCGCCGCCCGGAAGGCGGAGGAGCTGGGGCTGGAATGCCATGCCGGCCATGGCCTCAGCTTCGATACGGTAGGGCCGGTGGCCGCCATCCCGACGATCCACGAGCTGAATATCGGCCATTTCCTGATCGGCGAGGCGATCTTCAGCGGGCTGGACAGCGCCATCAAGCGCATGCGCTCGCTGATGGACAAGGCCCGCGCCGAGGCGATTGGCGAACGCTCGGCCTGA
- the lepB gene encoding signal peptidase I, with protein sequence MSKSGGIGETIRTVVYAILIALGIRTFAYEPFNIPSGSMIPTLLVGDYLFVSKFSYGYSRYSLPFGLPLIPGRILFTEPERGDVVVFKLPRDNETDYIKRIVGLPGDRIRMVDGRLYINNELVKRERIEDFVPEEAPNVRVTQFIETLPNGRRHRILERSDNGMLDNTPEYVVPAGHYFGMGDNRDDSVDSRVLAGVGYIPRENLVGRADVLFFSTNGTAALWEIWKWPFAIRYDRLFDGIR encoded by the coding sequence GTGAGCAAATCTGGAGGGATCGGCGAAACGATCCGCACAGTCGTTTATGCGATACTCATCGCGCTTGGTATCCGCACTTTCGCCTACGAGCCGTTCAACATCCCGTCGGGGTCGATGATCCCGACCCTGCTGGTGGGCGATTACCTGTTTGTCAGCAAGTTTTCCTACGGCTACAGCCGCTATTCGCTGCCCTTCGGTCTGCCGCTGATCCCAGGGCGTATCCTGTTCACCGAGCCGGAGCGCGGCGATGTCGTGGTGTTCAAGCTGCCGCGCGATAACGAGACCGACTACATCAAGCGCATCGTCGGCCTGCCGGGGGATCGCATCCGCATGGTTGATGGCCGGCTCTACATCAATAATGAGCTGGTGAAGCGCGAACGGATCGAGGATTTCGTGCCGGAGGAGGCGCCCAACGTCCGCGTGACACAGTTTATCGAGACGCTGCCGAATGGCCGTCGCCACCGCATCCTCGAACGGTCGGACAATGGCATGCTGGACAACACGCCGGAATATGTCGTTCCGGCCGGCCATTATTTCGGCATGGGCGACAATCGCGACGATTCGGTGGACAGCCGCGTGCTGGCCGGCGTCGGCTATATTCCGCGCGAGAATCTGGTGGGCCGGGCGGATGTGCTGTTCTTCTCCACCAACGGCACGGCAGCCTTGTGGGAAATCTGGAAATGGCCCTTCGCGATCCGGTACGATCGGCTGTTCGATGGAATCCGCTGA